One part of the Hydra vulgaris chromosome 01, alternate assembly HydraT2T_AEP genome encodes these proteins:
- the LOC100200128 gene encoding metallophosphoesterase domain-containing protein 1 isoform X2 produces the protein MAENSKKLLPIAGSESPQKCFLYFKECKRYENLKRIPDEIIPHSTNAIRFVCISDTHGKHSEIRDLPEGDILIHSGDFSMLSHKNELESFNNYLGTLKNKFKHIVVIAGNHDISFDDKKWNSSSIVLSVAKTYYLGSPFAKMLSPEDSKSILTNCHYLQDDFIIIDGIKIYGSPWQPPHFDLAFNLTRGNNIMEKWNNIPSDTDILITHGPPLGIGDEISNSYHVGCADLLVTVQDRVKPKFHIFGHIHESHGMWSDGTTTFINATICDKKYEPVQSPIVFDYYCNK, from the coding sequence atggcaGAAAACAGTAAAAAGTTGTTACCTATAGCTGGTAGTGAAAGTCctcaaaaatgctttttatattttaaagaatgcaAAAGATATGAGAACTTAAAGCGTATTCCTGATGAAATTATACCACATAGTACTAATGCTATTCGTTTTGTGTGCATATCAGATACTCATGGTAAACACAGCGAAATACGGGACCTTCCTGAAGGCGATATTTTGATACATTCAGGAGATTTTAGTATGTTAAGCCATAAGAATGAGTTAgaaagttttaacaattatttaggaaccctaaaaaacaagtttaagcATATAGTTGTAATTGCAGGCAACCATGATATatcttttgatgataaaaaatgGAATAGTTCTAGTATAGTCTTATCTGTtgcaaaaacatattatttagGTTCACCATTTGCTAAAATGTTGAGTCCTGAAgattcaaaaagtattttaactaattgtcattatttacaagatgattttatcattattgatggaataaaaatttatggGTCACCCTGGCAACCTCCTCATTTTGATTTAGCATTTAATTTAACACGTGGAAATAACATAATGGAAAAATGGAATAATATTCCCTCTGATACTGACATTTTAATTACTCATGGACCGCCACTTGGCATTGGAGATGAAATAAGTAATAGTTATCATGTTGGGTGTGCAGATTTGTTAGTCACTGTACAAGACAGAGTTAAACCAAAGTTTCATATATTTGGACATATACATGAAAGCCATGGTATGTGGAGTGATGGAACTACAACTTTTATCAATGCAACaatttgtgataaaaaatatgaacCAGTTCAATCTCCTATAGTCTTTGACtattattgcaataaataa